The following coding sequences lie in one Kamptonema formosum PCC 6407 genomic window:
- a CDS encoding trifunctional serine/threonine-protein kinase/ATP-binding protein/sensor histidine kinase: MVINNSHQNSNRQTTVQILDYQILETVYSGSRTLVYRAIRTSDRLPVVIKLLKNEYPTFSELVQFRNQYTITKNLCKPGIIQTYSLEPYRNGYALVMEDFGGISLHEWALKAEKLLSLRDFLEVAIALCNILYILYSERIIHKDIKPSNILINPETKQVKLIDFSIASLLPQETENSINPNILEGTIAYISPEQTGRMNRGIDYRTDFYSLGITFYELLTGQLPFQSNDPMELVHCHIAKPAPLVHEINPKIPSVLSKIVSKLMAKNAENRYQSALGLKFDLEKYLHQLQATGRIEDFEIAQHDMCDRFLIPDKLYGRETEVETLLQAFERVANPPESPLGKEGHPPESPVGKGGHPPESPLGKGGHPPESPLGKGGHRGVEMMLVAGFSGIGKTAVVNEVHKPIVRQRGYFIKGKYDQFQRNIPFSAFVQAFRDLMGQLLTESDLQLEQWRNQILDAVGENGQVIIEVIPELERIISSQPPAIELSGTAAENRFNLLFQKFTQVFTSAEHPLVIFLDDLQWADSASLKLMQLLMADTSYLLLIGAYRDNEVYPAHPLILTLSEIQKNQATINTITLAPLSQVKVNQLVADTLKCPETLALPLSQLISQKTQGNPFFATQFLKALYQDRLIQFTPPIPPYQAGGWQCDIAQVNQQAVTDDVVAFMGFQLRKLPPSTQQILQLAACIGNQFDLATLAIVSEKSEIETSADLWKALQEGLILPIGDVYKFYQGEENERLVVEHENTTKQIAKYRFLHDRVQQAAYSLIPDEQKTATHLKIGQLLKQKFSELELEEKLFDLVGHLNLGIELITQPQEREALAQLNLKAGQKARNSTAYNAATVYLQKGIHLLTTNCWQSQYELTLNLHVAATEAAYLNADFDGMEKIAALVLQKAETILDKIKIYQIQIVAQTARGNILEAIAVGRDALFQLRVELPIAPDEAKIAKALQTVASLQGDRGIEELVDLPVMSDCQTQAAMQLLGILFSPILQAMPGLLPILSATMVSLSIQFGNAPASTVGYMIHSMVLCAFLGEVKTGYSFGRLAINLLDRFNVGEFKCKVLLLFSAWVQHHQESLRVTTLTMKDGYATGIETGDFLNAGYNSLNYFIAQLFAGLELDIWEPEIADSRAVLVQIKQHSALTYLDMMQQTVYNLKEARILLDCLVGSAYDETVMIPKHHQDKDLTAIAIAYTYKLMLAYFIGNYTSALEYSTQAKQYLMAVSGMIFIPIFHFYTALTHLALFTTQSEIEQAELLALVETHQTILQQWAQNAPMNHQHKWYLVEAEKYRVLGNKAEAIEHYDRAIIGAKANEYIQEEALANELAAKFYLDWDKQRIAQEYMTNAYYGYARWGAKAKVADLERCYPELLAPILQQTRSPLSTQETIFSLGSSSTSSPSSNSSIVSATLDLAAILKASQTISGEIELEKLLASLLSLVIENAGADKCVLMLLQDSRLLIEGSITVGTEPVVLQRLAIEDSQDIPLKLIYKVKRNKQTAVLIDATIDPTLANDPYIMGQQPKSILCSPILHQGKLLGVLYLENNLTTGAFTSDRIELLNLLCAQAAISLENALLYEQSQTYSQQLERSLNELNAAQSRFHNLVDNVPGVVYQYRMNPDGILSLNYISADCYNLLEITPEQAMSNWQFFDNMVHPDDIASFLQSQTHVIQTRSSWQWEGRIVTPSGIVKWIHGESRIQRFADGSMVWDGLYLDISDRKQAESAILQKSQELEHALQDLQQAQLQMIQSEKMSALGNLVAGVAHEINNPVGFISGNLYEAKSTVQDLVEHLNLYRDRAPEIELADHAKDIDLDYIIEDLPRMIDSMQSGCDRIKSISTSLRTFSRADKDYKAIFNIHEGIDSTLLILKYRLKANDDRPAIEVVKDYGNIPAISCFPGQLNQVFMNILANAIDALEEANIGRSFAQIKAQPNLIKIIACVDNQDVKITITDNGQGMNESVKQKVFDHLFTTKGVGKGTGLGLAIARQIVIEKHGGSIHVNSTLGQGTEFIITLPTKVQENN; the protein is encoded by the coding sequence ATGGTTATTAATAACTCTCACCAAAATAGCAACCGTCAGACAACAGTTCAAATTCTCGACTATCAAATTCTCGAAACAGTTTATTCAGGAAGTCGCACCTTAGTATATCGAGCTATCCGTACCAGCGATCGATTACCTGTTGTCATCAAACTGTTGAAAAATGAATACCCTACATTCAGCGAACTCGTGCAGTTTCGCAACCAGTATACCATTACTAAAAACCTTTGTAAACCTGGAATCATCCAAACCTATAGCCTAGAACCCTATCGAAATGGCTATGCCTTAGTCATGGAAGATTTTGGGGGTATTTCTCTTCACGAATGGGCACTAAAAGCGGAAAAATTACTATCTTTGAGGGACTTTTTAGAAGTAGCGATCGCACTGTGCAATATTTTATATATATTGTATAGCGAGCGGATTATTCATAAAGATATTAAACCCAGTAATATCTTAATTAATCCCGAAACCAAACAAGTCAAATTAATTGACTTTAGTATCGCCTCCTTGTTACCGCAAGAAACAGAAAATTCGATCAATCCTAATATATTAGAAGGGACAATTGCTTATATTTCTCCCGAACAAACCGGGAGAATGAATCGGGGGATTGACTATCGGACTGACTTTTATTCTTTGGGTATAACTTTCTACGAATTACTGACGGGTCAATTACCTTTTCAGTCAAACGATCCGATGGAGTTAGTACATTGTCATATTGCCAAACCAGCACCGTTAGTCCATGAAATCAACCCAAAAATTCCATCTGTCCTCTCAAAGATTGTCAGTAAATTGATGGCAAAAAATGCCGAAAACCGCTATCAAAGTGCCTTGGGACTGAAGTTTGATTTAGAGAAATATTTACATCAACTACAAGCAACTGGTAGGATTGAAGACTTTGAAATTGCACAGCATGATATGTGCGATCGCTTCCTCATCCCCGACAAACTCTATGGTAGAGAAACTGAGGTTGAAACCCTACTGCAAGCCTTTGAAAGAGTCGCCAACCCCCCTGAATCCCCCCTTGGTAAAGAGGGACACCCCCCTGAATCCCCCGTTGGTAAGGGGGGACACCCCCCTGAATCCCCCCTTGGTAAGGGGGGACACCCCCCTGAATCCCCCCTTGGTAAGGGGGGACATAGGGGGGTAGAAATGATGCTAGTCGCTGGTTTTTCCGGGATTGGAAAAACAGCCGTTGTCAACGAAGTGCATAAACCAATTGTGCGCCAACGCGGTTATTTTATTAAAGGGAAATATGACCAATTTCAACGTAACATTCCCTTCTCTGCTTTTGTGCAAGCCTTCCGGGATTTAATGGGGCAATTGTTAACCGAAAGCGATCTCCAATTAGAACAGTGGAGAAACCAAATATTAGATGCAGTTGGAGAAAATGGACAGGTAATTATTGAAGTTATCCCCGAATTAGAACGTATTATTAGTTCACAACCACCAGCTATAGAGTTATCAGGAACAGCAGCCGAAAACCGCTTTAATTTATTATTTCAAAAATTCACCCAAGTCTTTACCAGTGCTGAACATCCATTGGTGATATTTTTAGATGATTTGCAATGGGCAGATTCAGCATCGCTGAAGTTAATGCAGCTATTAATGGCTGATACAAGTTATCTTTTGTTAATTGGCGCGTACCGTGATAACGAAGTTTATCCAGCACATCCATTAATCTTAACCTTGAGTGAGATTCAAAAAAACCAAGCAACGATTAATACAATTACTTTAGCGCCATTGAGTCAAGTCAAAGTAAATCAATTAGTTGCTGACACACTGAAATGTCCAGAAACTTTGGCATTACCTCTTTCTCAATTAATTTCTCAAAAAACTCAAGGAAATCCGTTTTTTGCTACCCAGTTTCTCAAAGCATTATATCAAGATCGACTGATTCAATTCACTCCCCCAATCCCCCCTTACCAAGCAGGGGGATGGCAATGTGACATTGCACAAGTGAACCAGCAAGCAGTTACAGATGATGTTGTGGCTTTTATGGGTTTTCAGTTGCGAAAACTACCGCCATCAACTCAACAGATATTGCAGTTAGCAGCTTGTATTGGCAATCAGTTCGATTTAGCAACTTTGGCAATTGTTTCAGAAAAATCAGAAATTGAAACGTCGGCGGATTTATGGAAAGCATTACAAGAAGGCTTGATTTTGCCGATTGGCGATGTTTATAAGTTTTATCAGGGAGAAGAAAATGAAAGATTGGTAGTGGAACATGAAAATACTACTAAACAAATAGCCAAGTATAGATTTTTACATGACAGAGTACAACAAGCTGCTTATTCCCTGATTCCCGATGAACAGAAAACAGCAACTCATCTCAAAATTGGACAATTACTTAAACAAAAGTTTTCCGAGTTAGAGCTTGAGGAAAAACTGTTCGATCTCGTCGGGCATTTGAACTTAGGAATTGAGTTAATTACTCAACCGCAAGAACGAGAAGCTTTAGCTCAACTTAACTTAAAAGCGGGACAGAAAGCCAGAAATTCTACAGCATATAATGCGGCAACAGTCTATCTGCAAAAAGGGATTCATTTACTAACAACTAACTGTTGGCAAAGTCAGTATGAATTGACTCTGAATCTCCATGTTGCTGCTACCGAAGCCGCATATTTGAATGCTGATTTTGATGGCATGGAAAAAATAGCAGCACTGGTGTTACAAAAAGCTGAGACGATTTTAGACAAAATCAAAATTTACCAAATTCAAATCGTCGCCCAGACAGCCCGGGGCAACATATTAGAAGCCATTGCAGTCGGAAGAGATGCACTCTTTCAATTGAGGGTTGAACTCCCAATTGCACCTGACGAAGCCAAAATTGCTAAAGCGCTGCAAACCGTAGCTAGTCTTCAAGGTGATAGAGGGATTGAGGAATTAGTCGATCTACCTGTAATGAGCGATTGCCAGACTCAGGCAGCTATGCAACTCTTAGGAATATTATTTTCACCGATTCTACAGGCAATGCCCGGATTACTGCCCATACTGAGTGCAACGATGGTGAGTTTATCAATCCAGTTTGGGAATGCACCTGCATCAACGGTGGGGTATATGATTCACAGTATGGTGTTGTGTGCCTTTTTGGGAGAAGTGAAAACAGGCTATAGCTTTGGGCGATTAGCAATAAACTTGCTGGATCGATTTAATGTCGGGGAATTCAAATGTAAAGTTCTACTGCTGTTTTCGGCCTGGGTTCAACATCATCAAGAATCGCTTAGGGTAACAACACTGACGATGAAAGATGGCTATGCAACTGGTATAGAAACTGGTGATTTTCTCAACGCTGGCTATAACTCGCTGAATTATTTTATTGCCCAACTTTTTGCGGGGTTAGAACTGGATATTTGGGAACCAGAAATAGCAGATTCTAGGGCTGTATTAGTGCAGATAAAACAACATTCTGCCCTGACTTATTTGGATATGATGCAGCAAACTGTATATAACTTGAAGGAAGCCAGGATTCTGTTAGATTGCTTAGTTGGCAGTGCCTATGATGAAACGGTGATGATTCCTAAGCACCATCAGGACAAGGATCTCACAGCGATTGCTATTGCTTACACTTACAAACTGATGCTGGCATACTTTATTGGTAACTACACCTCTGCCCTAGAATATAGTACCCAAGCCAAACAGTATTTAATGGCAGTATCAGGGATGATTTTTATTCCCATTTTTCATTTCTATACAGCCCTGACGCATTTGGCACTTTTCACCACGCAGTCAGAAATTGAGCAAGCCGAACTTCTAGCCTTGGTGGAAACCCATCAAACTATTTTGCAACAGTGGGCGCAGAATGCTCCCATGAATCATCAGCATAAATGGTATTTAGTTGAGGCCGAAAAGTATCGGGTTTTAGGCAATAAAGCTGAAGCAATTGAACATTACGATCGCGCCATCATTGGAGCCAAAGCCAACGAATACATCCAAGAAGAAGCACTAGCCAATGAACTAGCTGCTAAATTTTACCTAGACTGGGACAAACAGCGCATTGCCCAGGAATACATGACGAATGCCTACTATGGCTATGCTCGTTGGGGCGCTAAAGCCAAAGTTGCCGACTTGGAGCGATGCTATCCCGAACTTCTCGCCCCCATCCTCCAGCAAACCCGTTCTCCCCTCTCCACTCAAGAAACTATCTTCTCATTGGGGAGTAGCTCCACCAGTTCTCCCAGTTCCAACAGTAGCATTGTCTCTGCTACTTTAGATTTAGCCGCCATTCTCAAAGCTTCTCAAACTATCTCAGGCGAAATCGAATTGGAAAAACTGCTGGCATCGTTGCTTTCTCTCGTCATCGAAAATGCGGGAGCTGATAAGTGCGTGTTAATGCTCTTACAAGACTCGCGCTTGCTGATCGAAGGATCGATTACTGTGGGGACGGAGCCAGTCGTGTTGCAGCGCCTTGCCATTGAGGACAGTCAAGACATTCCCCTGAAGCTGATTTACAAAGTTAAGCGTAATAAACAGACTGCTGTGCTGATTGATGCCACGATCGATCCGACTTTAGCTAATGACCCATACATCATGGGTCAGCAGCCAAAAAGTATTTTGTGCAGCCCAATTTTGCATCAAGGGAAGTTGCTAGGGGTGTTGTATCTAGAGAATAATTTAACAACGGGAGCGTTCACGAGCGATCGCATTGAGCTACTCAATCTACTTTGTGCTCAAGCGGCTATTTCTTTGGAAAATGCCCTACTTTATGAGCAGTCACAAACCTATTCCCAACAGCTAGAGCGATCGCTAAATGAGTTGAATGCCGCCCAGTCTCGCTTTCATAATTTAGTAGACAACGTGCCGGGAGTGGTTTATCAATATCGGATGAATCCTGATGGAATCCTATCGTTAAACTACATCAGTGCTGACTGTTACAACTTGCTCGAAATTACCCCAGAGCAAGCTATGTCCAATTGGCAGTTTTTCGACAATATGGTACATCCAGATGACATAGCAAGTTTTCTACAGTCCCAAACTCACGTCATTCAAACCCGATCTTCCTGGCAATGGGAAGGGCGAATTGTCACCCCATCTGGAATCGTCAAGTGGATTCATGGGGAATCTCGAATCCAAAGATTTGCCGATGGCTCAATGGTTTGGGATGGATTATATTTGGATATTAGCGATCGCAAACAAGCTGAGTCAGCCATCTTGCAAAAATCTCAAGAACTCGAACACGCTTTACAAGATTTACAACAAGCCCAATTGCAAATGATTCAAAGTGAGAAAATGTCGGCGTTGGGCAACTTAGTTGCTGGTGTTGCTCATGAGATTAATAACCCAGTTGGCTTTATTTCCGGTAATTTATATGAAGCCAAATCCACAGTTCAAGACTTAGTGGAGCATCTCAATCTCTATCGCGATCGCGCCCCAGAAATAGAGCTTGCCGACCATGCCAAAGATATCGATTTAGACTATATTATTGAAGACTTGCCCAGAATGATTGACTCGATGCAATCGGGCTGCGATCGCATTAAAAGTATCAGCACTAGCCTCCGCACCTTTTCTCGAGCTGACAAAGACTACAAAGCGATATTTAACATCCACGAGGGCATAGACAGCACGCTCTTAATCCTCAAATATCGATTGAAAGCGAACGACGATCGACCCGCCATTGAAGTAGTCAAAGACTATGGGAATATTCCCGCAATCTCATGCTTCCCTGGACAGCTTAACCAGGTGTTTATGAACATTCTGGCTAATGCGATCGATGCCTTAGAAGAAGCAAATATTGGGCGGAGTTTTGCCCAAATCAAGGCTCAGCCTAATCTGATTAAAATTATCGCCTGCGTGGACAATCAAGATGTAAAAATTACTATAACTGACAATGGTCAAGGAATGAATGAATCAGTCAAGCAAAAGGTATTTGACCATTTGTTTACTACTAAGGGTGTAGGGAAAGGCACGGGGTTAGGATTGGCAATCGCTCGTCAAATCGTCATCGAAAAACATGGCGGTTCTATTCATGTTAACTCAACACTAGGTCAAGGGACAGAATTTATTATCACCTTACCCACTAAAGTCCAAGAAAACAATTAA